From the genome of Trichosurus vulpecula isolate mTriVul1 chromosome 6, mTriVul1.pri, whole genome shotgun sequence:
tagaatgtgagagcAGGAACTGTATTGCTATTCTGTTCTAATCCTAGAACTTACCACAGAGtttgcacataggaagcacttagtaaataccttttgatccatccatccatgcatccatccatccatccattcatctacccATTCATCCTCCATTAATCCATGCCTTCATGCATCCATGCATTTACACATCAATGTATCTATTGATCTATCAATCCATTGATCCATCATCAATGTATTTGTTGTCCGTGTTGCAGGAAAACATACTAATAGTTACATTGGCCTTATCTTCTTTTGTCTTATTTCAGGGCTATTGAACTTCTTTAGAGTTGACATGACATGATTGGATTCCATGGCTGTTACAAACAATGTGACCCAGTTTATATTCACAGGGCTCTTCCAGGATCGAGAAGCACAGATACTTTCTTTTGTGGTGTTTCTTCCTGTGTACATGACCACAATGCTGGGCAATGGCCTCATCATCTTAATTGTCAACACTAGCAAGAGTCTGAACTcccccatgtacttcttccttagCCACCTGTCCCTAGTAGAGATCTGTTACTCCTCTTCTACTGTTCCTAAATTCATTTCTGGCATATTGGCTGAGAATAAAACCATCTCTTTTGATGGCTGCATGACCCAGCTCTTTTTCTTCCATGTCTTTGGAGTTGCTGAGATCCTCCTGCTCACAGTGATGGCCTATGACCGGTACGTGGCCATCTGCAAACCCCTGCACTACATGACCATCATGAGCCGTCCTGTGTGTCATGTGTTGGTGTTTAGCTCCTGGCTAGGGGGTATGTTCCACTCTGTGGTTCAGCTTCTAGTCACTGTGCAATTGCCCTTCTGTGGTCCCAATGTGATTGACCATTATTTCTGTGACCTCCATCCCTTGTTCAAGCTTGCCTGTACTGATACTTTTGTGGCAGGGTTTGTTGTGTTTGTTGATAGTGGTTTATTCATGGtgatttcccttctcttcttgatTTCTTCTTATGTTGTCATCTTGGTTCACTTGAGAAACCAGTCAGCAGAGGGGAGACGCAAGGCCCTCTCCACTTGTGCCTCCCACATCACTGTTGTCCTCTTATTCTTTGTTCCTGGCATCTTTGTGTACTTGCGGACCTCTTCCACCTTCACTGAAGACAAACTTGTGGCTGTGTTCTACACGATGATCACTCCAATGTTGAACCCCATTATTTATAGCTTGAGAAATGCAGAAGTGAAGATTGCTATGAAGAGACTGTGGAGGAAGGAAGTGAACTTGGGAGTGGaatgaaaatatgtatataaaaatgaattgtGACTTTGGTGATAGTGCTTATTTTGAGTTTCATTCTGGAATGGTAACAGAAGAAGCAGAAACAAACTTATGCAAGGAATTCATGCATGTCTTTATAAGCAGCATGTGTGAACCTAGATATGATAACAGACACTTGGGTTTAGAATCAAAGCCTCTTCTTTTGAGTCCTGACAAAAACCAGGACTACTTGAGTGACCCAGTGTTATCCatgtaacctctctgggttttgaTTTTATCACCTGTAACATAATGGCATTGGGCAAGATGGTCATTTCCAGGTCGAAATCTAGGCTTAACCtctcaatcattcaacaaacaaacatttatgacaAGTCTGCTCTGTACCACTCATCATCCAGGAACCTGGGTCATAAAGACTAAAACTCACTTGGTTCGTACATATTTAGAGCAAAGTAAATAGAAAGTTTAGAAACAAATGCAGGCCATGAAGGAGTCAGTAAGACTTCAGGAATCAGGATATCTCCCTCCCTTTGTAGTGCTGCAGTAAGAGCAGAAGGTCACTGATCAATGTTTGAATTTCATGCAATGTTGTAGGAAGAGGCCAACCACCTTCTACTCCAGGCTGGTCTTATATATAGAGGAAACAAAGGAGCTGTACAAGTCCCCACCTTTTCCCCAATAGATGTACTTTGCCAATCTTTTCCTGATGTCTGGACTTCtttcatcaatatttttaaaaaattctctttttataattataattatcagAAAACATATATctcaatattaaaagaaaaagaaaaggattgtaTAAGAAAATGTTGACTTCCACTATGTAGAATTATTCtttaatgtatatatttaaaaatttcataatagaaattaaaaatgcACATATACAATTTAACAAGTTGGTGGCAGCATTgctttatttttgcattttctgtattcatttgtgctttcttttgtgcatcttgaaaatattttttttgatgttcattgtttcttcatATCTATCACTACCCATAAACCATTGCCCCTAAATAAGAATCaaaatattgatttgttttgcttgactactcaTTTTTCTTACACAAGAGTTTCATTTCTGTaacttatttttccttcctcaagATGAAGGGGCTGTCATGCCAGGGTCAGTGAGTAAGTGACCAAAATCAGAAGTCAGTACATCAAAGGAATTTTGGAGCCTTGGACACATCAATGACCAACAGAGATCCTGGAATACACTTGAGCCATGAGTTCTTTATGACCAGATGTTCTTAACTCTTTAACCTTTGCTCAATGATAGTTCATTCAATGATTTCCCTATGAGATATCTATATTTCTTAACAGTGGGCTTTCTATTAATTTCTGAAATTATGCCATTATATATACATGAAACTAAATGTGACCCTTCTCTATAAGTCTGTTTGTTGTGAGATACTGGTAACAAAGCTCCATTCCCCCTCAGATATTGAACatcattatttataatatttaatatataatagtatatattatattatgataCTAATAATATGttatcataaaatatatttataatatataataaaatgggGTTCAACACTTTCCCCCAATGaagtcaataaattaaaaaacaacttcctttctgtaaaatgtatttgttttatcTTATGAATCTTGAAATGCATACAAGAGTAAGAACATACACTCAGaggtggtatttttaaaaataaaggtccACCCTTTCAAACATCATTCTGGTCAGAAAAGTGACACCTAAAATGGCATCTCAGTAGTCTAAATTTCCCCTCTCAGCCAATTCCAAGCAAAAATGGCTGcatctgaaaaacaaaatgagatttCCAGGTGTTCATCTCACAAGGTCTTACTCATATTTTCACCTTGTAGTTTTTTCCACTTAATGCATCTGCCCCAAATCTGCCCCAGTACCAATGTGTCTAGTCACATTTCAGCTGAATGAGTCAATGATAATACTTGGGAGATATGGTGAGCTCTCCCAGAGCCACTGTGCTGCAGTCTGAAATATGCTTTGGTCAGTCAACTAAAGATATGtttcaagaaaaggaagagagaggctaTTTTGAGAACCAGTTTTCTGACCTTAAGTAACCTATATTTTTACATAATAAGGATTTCAGAATGGCCGATTGCTTTTTGTCCTTGGATCTCAGTCTAGTAAACTGGAGATGATCTCAAGCATCCCATGCAACTGAAACATTATGAGTCTACACTGAGTCCAAATGTGGGCCCTATTTTAAGCAGAATGTTTTTTGGAATATTGTAGCCTAGAAAAGAGATTCCTTGTGATTTAATGACTTCCAATGAAATAATTAATGCTTTGATAATCTTCTAAGCTAAAATACTTTCTCAATGTCAGACATattaaattgttttgttgttaGAACTGAATGCTATACCAACCCAATTCTAGTCGTATGCCAGAAGAgataaaatttagaaatatatacACCACAATAGTCATCCCAGCACTTTTTGTGCCAGCATATAATTGAAAGTAAATTTGATGCCCAACAAttagggaatggataaacaagttgctatcacatgaacataatggaatattattgtgctgaaagaacatgaagaatacagagaagtatgggaagtcttatatgaactgatacaatgtaaagcaagaagaatgaggaaaagaataagcaCCACAACAAGGAGAGTGAACAACACATTGaacatttctctttatttttttaaaaatctttgctgTACGAGACAGCTCTTTGGGTAGGGGAGAGTCAGAGAAGTCAGAAATAAaggtaatacaaaaacaaaagatcaatTAAAACAAGATAGACAAAAGGATCACCTGCTTTAGAAATGCTAAAAATATGTGAAGAAGTCtttaggcatttttttctttttataaattatcCCTACCTAATGGTAGTTTACACACTGATAGATTACACAATTATTAAACAGAGACTGAGGTTAATATTTAAAGTTGTGACCACTGCCACCATCTTGTtacctccctgagatggtaatgCTGAAGAAAGCAATCCCACCATCTCCTTAGgtaatccatttcatttttgaacagCTCTATTTATTAGGcagctttttctttatatcaagcctaaatccaCATCTCTGTGACTTCCATGTTTTCTATTCCATGTATATTGCCTTTGTCCATGGACAAACAGATCAAAAATCCATCTTCTATAATTACTACCTATCTGGCAGAGGTACTACAAGAAAACTTTTGAAACTATAATATTTAATGTAAATGGGAGTCTTAACAATTATTACTGACTTGACAAATTCATTCAGAATACTAAATTCTCGTGATCAAAGATTGAGGCTGAGATGGGAACTTAGATGCCATCCAGCtgaatcccttcatttttcaggtgacGAAACTGAGACCCAAGTAGTGTAAGTGATAGATCACACagacaggaagcagagaactgagGACTTCAATCCAGAacctttgattctaaatccaatactctctgacttgcccaatgttataTGTGAGGAGTCTATGACTGATAAAGAAAGTACCTCTCTAAGATTCAGGGAACTGAATAAAGATAATATGATACCTTTTGACTGAAACtacatgtgttttttaaaatttcccaagTCACCCCCCCCATAGTTTTCCCCAATACATGATTCAGTGATTAGAGACTTGTAAAAATGGCCACCTCCCAACAGATTAATAAAGTCTCTGTGCTACATGTTTTCTCCATGTTGCTTTGGCTCCTATCTTTAATTATACACAGAGGAGCAAACAGTGGTATTCAGGGAAAGTCTGCATGGGTCAGGGAGGATAGCATTTTTAACAATGCAGAACAGGAAATTTACAGAACAGATACTGAAGTGAATCAAAAATttgggatttcatcagtgtagggaccTCCCTCCCACCAAGTGCTGAAGCACACTCCAGTCCTATTCTTTAGTAGACGGTCTTCATGGCCTGTTCTCCATCCCATGCTATGCATTCCCCAACCTTCTGGAAACAAGTATTTCTACAATTAGCGAGGCTTGTCCTTAGATGGAATATATCCATTACTGAGCCCATATGCTAAActtttctagcttggtaggatCTATTCTCCACTGGCATGTTTGATAAGAAAGAACTAATGATTTCCTCCTGCCTGAGATGAGGAATTGGAGTAAGATTCTGACTTTGCATGGGTACATCTGAATACAATATCAGGCTACTGATTTGTCATCACTTTCAATACAAGATCAGTCCATTACCTATTCTGGTCATGCTTGTCATCTATATGAGGTTCTCTATGACATTACTTTAATACAAGTCATTATTAGTGATGCCCTTGTCTTTCTA
Proteins encoded in this window:
- the LOC118854207 gene encoding olfactory receptor 4B1-like — encoded protein: MAVTNNVTQFIFTGLFQDREAQILSFVVFLPVYMTTMLGNGLIILIVNTSKSLNSPMYFFLSHLSLVEICYSSSTVPKFISGILAENKTISFDGCMTQLFFFHVFGVAEILLLTVMAYDRYVAICKPLHYMTIMSRPVCHVLVFSSWLGGMFHSVVQLLVTVQLPFCGPNVIDHYFCDLHPLFKLACTDTFVAGFVVFVDSGLFMVISLLFLISSYVVILVHLRNQSAEGRRKALSTCASHITVVLLFFVPGIFVYLRTSSTFTEDKLVAVFYTMITPMLNPIIYSLRNAEVKIAMKRLWRKEVNLGVE